In Lycium ferocissimum isolate CSIRO_LF1 chromosome 7, AGI_CSIRO_Lferr_CH_V1, whole genome shotgun sequence, the sequence CATTCCCATAGCCATCGTCGCCGTCAAATAACCAGCAGCCCAACCGGCGGTTTGAGGCGGAGCATTCTTAACCCTAACGGAGAAATTAATTATCCCATTCTTAACCCTTTCTGATTTTATTTTTCAGAGGTactattgatttttttgtttttttaaagaaaaaaagataattaacTAACCAAAAAACCTTGATGCCGTGGTTATGTCCAATATTTATGTTAGTATAATCTTCTTGTTAGTGTATGATTGAAGATTTGACTTTTTCCAAGTGCAAgtatttatattttcaattcCACTAATTTAAGTAACTTTtatatgcataatgaaaatttaatatttcttCCTCAACTAAATTTAAAAGACTAGTCTTCTTTAAACTCATTAATTTCACACGAATGAGTTCACTAGTTTATATATAATCTAGAAACACACTATGTGGTGGGATGGGGTCAGAAGGGGGGTTTCAAAGTAGCAAGGAGTGGAATGATCAAGGAGACAATAAACTTGAAATGTCACTTataaaacttgtttttcctacttaATAGAgtgaaacttatttttctaaaaaaatattttttttaaaaacattttggTCAACCAGGACATGAAATATtgttcctccataccaaacacaccatTGAAATTCTGTCtgtacaaattcaattgaattTCGATCAACTAAAgcaaattaaactaaaaaaagaattaaagtttTCTCGTCATTGATAAACCTATTAACGAACTCCCAGGATACATAGGAATACCAGTCACAACCCCACAAGAACCGTTCTTGCTTCCCATAGCCACCGGTTCCACCGTCCACTGCCGCGAATAAGCAGCGGCACAACTGGTTGTTCGAGGCGGCGCATTCTTAACCCTAACGGAGAAATTAATTATCCCGTTTTTCTCACCCTTTACATCCCTAAGCCTATAACTCAAAAAGTGCAAATAATCTTCAGGTAAAAATCCACCAATAAAATCCGACGTTGGAACCCTAGCAATACCAACGGTTTTGATCCCCGAAGAATTCTTGCATTGAACTTCCACCGTTAGATGACGTGCATGCATGGGCAAATCAACGATCAATTTTTCATTCCATGCAGGAAAACTTCCGCCTTCTTTATCCATTCTAGTTGTTTGGACGTTGCATGATGAATTATCTGTTTTGATATTTACGAAAGCGTTCTTCTTTACTGGTTGCTTCCGATTCTCGTGAAGATTCTCACCGGATATCACTGTGATTTCTAAAACCCGAGagaacgatgatgatgatgatgg encodes:
- the LOC132062625 gene encoding BON1-associated protein 2-like, with the translated sequence MKPSSSSSFSRVLEITVISGENLHENRKQPVKKNAFVNIKTDNSSCNVQTTRMDKEGGSFPAWNEKLIVDLPMHARHLTVEVQCKNSSGIKTVGIARVPTSDFIGGFLPEDYLHFLSYRLRDVKGEKNGIINFSVRVKNAPPRTTSCAAAYSRQWTVEPVAMGSKNGSCGVVTGIPMYPGSSLIGLSMTRKL